The genomic DNA CACATCGTCCATCAGCAAGACAGGGCGCCACCCGGTCTGTTGCTCTAAAAATGTGGCTTCGGCCAGTTTCCAGGAGAGCAGAACGGTTTTCAGTTGGCCCTGGGACGCGAATTGATGTACAGCTTTGTCGTCAAGTGTAAAAATCAGATTGTCGCGGTGTGGTCCCGTAAGTGTATATCGCAGTTCGACTTCCTGTGGCAACCGAGTCGTCAGCGCTTCGAAGAGTATTTCCCTACCCTGATCGCGCGTTTCCAGGGATATGGGACTGCGGTAATTCGCTTTCATTTTTTCTGCTGTGGGCGCGATGGTCCGATAGTATTCAGATAGAAGATGTTGTATATCATTCAGCGCTTCGAGACGGCGAGATATTATGCGAGCACCTAAATTGGATAATTGCTCATTCCACGGTTCAACTTGTTCGGGATGTGATAAAAGTGCTGAACGGCGGTCTTTTAACAACCGATTGCGCTGTGCCAACACGCGCTGATACCCTTCCAAATCAGACAAATAGGACGCGCTTGATTGCGAAACGAGAATATCTAAAATGCGGCGGCGCTGAGCCGGTTCGCGCAATACGAGATCTACATCTTCGGGAGAAAATAAAACAGCGTTGAATGCGCCAATGAGGTCCGAAAGGCGGGGAAGAGAGGTCTCTGCAACAGAGGCTTGTTTTTTGCCAACAAGGGGATCGTAGGCAATGCGAATGGGGAAGGAACGATCTTCGCGCTCAATCTGGGCTTCGATCACAAAATAGTTAGCACCCCACCTGAGCACATCCCGATCTCTGGCACCACGACCCGATTTGGCCAGTGCCAAAAAATACAACGCTTCTAAAACATTTGATTTGCCGCGGGCATTATCTGCCCAAATTGCCGTTTTTGCCTGATCAAATGTAAATTCAGCATGCTCAAAGTTTCGAAAATTGGTGAGTTTAAGTGAGGAGACATACATCAGTCATTGAGTCGCAAGGGCATAAGGAGACATAGATAGTCTTCGCCTTCGAGTTGTTCACCAGGCCTGATGATTCCCGCGGCAACAGCACTGTCGAGTTCAAAGAGGATTTCGTCACAGTTAATGCGCCGGAGCACGTCTTGTAGATAGCCGGAATTATATCCAATAGTCATTTCATCTTCATCGTATTCAACGCCCACAGATTCGCGTGCTTCGCCTCCTATTTCCTGGCTGGTCGCTGATAATGCGAGTTCATCCTTTTTGAGTTCGAGCCGCAATTGATGGGTCTGAGCACTTGCCAGAATGGAGACGCGCCGCACCGCAGGCAGCAATTGGCTGTTCGAAACGCGAAGGCGCTTACCGTTGTTTTGGGGAATCACCTGTTCGTAATCGACATAGGGACCTTCAATTAGTCGAGAGAAGATCTGGATGGCGTCTTCGTCGCCCAATGAAAAAAGTACATGGCTTTGCCCGAGTTGTACTTTTTGAAGATCTGATCCTCCCCCCATGAGTTTAACCACCTGATTCAAAGCATGAGGGGGAACAATGGCCTCTCTGTTGTTATCGGGTAACCCATCCTGAATCCGCGAATATTTGACCAGACGGTGACCATCTGTTGCCACCATGGTCATGCGTCCATTGCCAACCTGCCAGAGCACCCCTGTGAGTACCGGGCGGGTTTCATCGCGAGACACGGCAAAGATCGTCTTAGAAATCATTTCGCTGAGGACATTGCTATCAGCCGAAGAATCCTGAGCATCCTCATCTTCATCGGATAAAAACGCGATCTCGGGACCATCGATCTCCGTAGGCAAGTCGGGAAAATCGTCAGATGGCACCGACATCAAGGCATAAGTTCCTTCGGCACCACTTTGACGCTGGAGCGTTACACGACCTTCTTCGGCAGTGAGGGATAGGGATTCTTCGGGCAACTCGCGCACAATTTCTGAGAATTTGCGCGCTGGCACCGTTGTTGCCCCGGCGTCTTCGATGGTGGCCGAAAGTTTGCATGTTATTGATATATCGAGATCTGTGGCGCTCAAACACACATCACTACCATTGTTTGCATCAATCAGGATGTTGGACAATACAGGCAATGCGGTTTTAGAGGGCACGATATCGATCACAGCCTGGATACCTTTGAGGAGTTCCTCTTTTTCTATTGATACTTTCATGAATACGTCTCTCCCAAGCGCGTGAAGCCCTTTGTAAATGATTTTTTGAGGTGTTGTATAGCGCGTTTTTTTGAGGTCAAAAATGATTGATTTTTTGTTCAATTACAGACATTATAATTTACTGAATTTTAACGATTTTGTCAACCTTGCTTTTTGTCCGAAAACCCTCTGTGTCCCAAAGAGTTGTCAGGAAAAAAAAGAACAACTTAAATGGTTAAAAATTCACGTCTTGCCGTCAGCCACAAGCCCTTTGCAAAAATCGTTTCGCCGGTGAATTTCGCCCAGTGTCTGGCATAGGTGTTCACCTGGTCGGCTGTTTGTTCACACAGTGCCTGTACATCGTCATCGGTTTTGACCGTATTGGTTTTGTAATCGACAATTTTCCATCCTCCGGGCAGGCGATAGACCAGGTCGATGACGCCGCGGATAATTTCGCTGGTGTTGTTCTCCGCTTGCGATACCGCGAAGGGGACTTCGGTATATACGGTTTCTGAAGCCTGTATTTCCGCCCATATCTCCGAGTTGCGAAAGTGCTGCAATGCGTCCAATGCGTGTGGTAGAAACCCGGCGTCTGCACCTGCATTATTCAGCAGATGCGCGACATAAGGTGTGGGATCAGCGGGCAATCGCATGTTGATGGCGTCGTCGAATATCCGGTGGATTACGGTGCCATACGCAGCGCCTTTGCCTGCTGCTGATCGCCCTTCGTCCGTATATGTGACGTCCGCCCGGTCATCTGTTACCTGCGCGACTTTAAACGATTCTTTTTTCACAGTTTGCCAGAATTGGTCTCTTTGTTTTCGTTCCATTTCTACAGACAGTGTTTTGGTTGATGGGGTTTCTGGGGTGGGTTGCGGTGAATGGTCGCCGTGCGCCAGTTCGGACACGTTTTTTAGATGGGGATAGAGCGGCGACCACGGTCCATGGTCGGGTTTTTCCTCGTAGGTGGATACTACGAGCAAGTTTTCTGCGCGCGTTGCTGCTACGTAGAGCAATCGCAGTTCTTCGCCTTGCAAAAATCGCGTTTCTTCAGCTTGGGCATCTTCCCAACCCGCAGGCTCGGCGACAACCTCGCGTTGATACGGTCCGCGGGGTTTTGTAATGGGCAATGCCAAAAAGGGTTCGTCGCTGGTACGGGATACGTGAAATTCGGGACCATAGCGCGTGTAACTCGTGTCATAGGGGTCGGCGAGGAAGACGATTTTGCCCTGTAATCCCTTGGCCTGATGCAGGTTCATCAATCGCACGACGTTTTCCTGTGCGGAGGGGATGGTCATTTGTTCAATTTTGTAGTCTCTGTCGTCAATGAGGGCGCGCAGTTCGGTCACCACCTGCCCCCAATGCATTCCCTGTGCGCTCCATTCGCGGATGAGAGATAATATGCGGATGAGATTGCCAGCGTGTGTTTCTCCCATGGGCAGGGTGCGCACAAAAGGCAGGAGGCCGAGTCTTTCTACACAGCGCGCTATGGCAGTATCTGGCGATAGGGAGTATAACCATTCCAACGCTTTTTTGAGATGGTCATAAGCCTGCTCGAATGTTCGGCGCAATTCTCGATCCATTCCTTTGGGTAAATCGCGTGTCCAGTTGAAATCACCACCTGCTTTTTTGAATGCATAGAGGGCATCATCTCCCAGGCCGACGAGATCCCCCCGCAAATAGGCGAGTAGTGGTAGCGGATTGTCGGGCATATAAACGGTTTCCAAAAAATCTGTGAGCGTATGCAATACGTCTGCTTCACCCAGGCGATTGCCTCCCGTGATTTCAAAGGGAATGCTGCGTTCCTCCAGTGCCTGGGCGTAATGGGACAAATAGCCAGAGGTGCGCGTTAAGATGAGAAAGTCGCCCGGCGATGCGTTGGCGGCTTCTCCATTAATTTCCGTTTTGCCTTCTATGGCTGTTGCGATGAAGTTTGCAATCCGCGCGGCGTCTTCCTCTGCGATCTGGCTTCGGCTGTTGCGATAGACTTTGTCGATTGAAATTCGGCGGACTGCATCTGTTTCATCATCGGATCTGTATTTGAATAGCGGAGCAAATTCGGCTTGATAGGGTTTTTCATGCGCGGTGAACAGGGGTTCAAATGCCGCGTTGATCCAATCGCAGAGGCGACCCAGTGAGCGAAAGTTCGTGTTCAGGTTGACGATATCGCCATTGGTATTGTCAATGCGGTTGCGGACGAGGTCGAAGGTTTCGACATCCGCGCGGCGAAAGCGATAGATCGATTGTTTGCCGTCGCCTACTAAAAATAAGCTGCCCGGGCGGGGTGTAAGTTTGCGCCAATCGGTTTCTTGCAGGTTTTCGCCGGTTAAATACAGCAATATTTCGGCCTGGATGGGATCGGTATCCTGAAATTCATCTACGAATAGGCAGTGATAGCGATCCTGAAAGTGGCGGCGCACTTCGGGGTGGTCGCGCAGTAATCGCGCGGCGAGTTCGAGGAGGTCTTGAAATGTAAGGCGTCCGGTTTCGCGGCGGGTTTTGGCGTATTCTGCAACTGCGTCATCGACAAAGGGGGCAGCGAACCGGTAGATGTATTGCCGCCATCTGGTGAGGGTGGGGTCGAGTATTTCGGTTTGAAGTTCGGGTAATAAGGTGTCTCGCAAGTGTTTTGCAAAATCCTGGTTGGGCGCCCAGCTTTTGAGGGTGACACCGAGGTTTCCGGAAAGTATGTGCAAGAGGGCGATGCGATCCGCGTCGGACTGAATCCCCCGGTTCGACAGGAATAATCGCGCGCGCATCAAAGCCGTCTGGCAGGCATCGCGTCTGCCGGGGAGTGGATCGGGGATAAAGGCTCCTGTGTGTTGCAGAAAGGCTTCAAGTTGTGAAACTGCGGTCGATAAATCGGGTTTTTGTACTGGTTCGCTTACGAGCGGTACATCGCTGAACTGGTAGCGTCTTTGAAAAAATCCATACAGGTCTTCCGGGCGCAGACCCAGTTCTTCAAATTTGACGAGTTGCGGGTCTTCGGATAGAAAACTCTGCTGGACAAATTGATCCCACGCTTCGCGGCGCATGACGGCTTCTTCGCGTTCTTCGACTTCTGAAAAGTCGGGTGGCAGGCTCGCTTCAACGGGTCGTTCTCGCAATAACTGGCCGCAGAATGAGTGTATGGTGCCAATAAAGCATTGATCTACTTTTTCGAGTGCGTTTTGAATGCGGTCCAGGTCCTCACCGTCTGCGTTTTTAGCACGCGATTTTAATTCACTGAAAAATCGCCCGCGCATTTCACCTGCTGCTTTGCGCGTGAAGGTGATGGCGGATAGTTGATCTACGGCTACGACACCTGTTTGCACCGCGTTCACCATCCGCTGCACCAGCGCATAGGTTTTTCCCGCACCAGCTCCTGCGAGTACCATCATATTGCGATCCAGTGCTTCGGCTATTTTATCGCGTGCTTGTTGATCTCGAAGGTTCATATTCCCATCCAGCGATTGAGGCTGTCCAGCAAGAGTGCGAAGTCGGGATCGTCGTCCATTGTTTCACGCGCGTCGGCGAGGGCGTTGGCGTCCAGGCGTTCTTTGCTGCAGACGCGGTTGTAGATGCAGTAGTCGCATTCCTGGGATTTTTGTATGTGAAAAAAGCCACCGTTCTCTACCAGTTCGAGCAAGGGGCGCAACACATTGGCGAGTGTTTCGGGTGCTGGCGGCGTTTCTGAAAGCCTGCGGCCGTGTTCTCTGTCACCGGGAAAGACGTAACCGGATAATTGTACGCGGCCAGGTTCGCGTTGTTGTCTCAAGATCGAATTCAGGGCATAGGCGTACAGTGCCCATTGCAAATGCGTGCCGCGTTTGAGCAGGTCCCGTTCGTCGTATTGTGCCATGGATCCGGTTTTGTAATCCCAAATTACAAAGTTGTCGTCCACGCGATCTACGCGGTCAATACGCCCGCGGATGCGAATCGCGACATCTTCTGCGAGTTCGAGTGTCACAGGGGGTTCGCAATTCAGCCCGCCCGATTCGCCAAATCCGAAGGTCACTTCAAATGCGAGGGGATCGGCGTCTTTTTGATCGGAC from Gemmatimonadota bacterium includes the following:
- the recF gene encoding DNA replication/repair protein RecF, with product MYVSSLKLTNFRNFEHAEFTFDQAKTAIWADNARGKSNVLEALYFLALAKSGRGARDRDVLRWGANYFVIEAQIEREDRSFPIRIAYDPLVGKKQASVAETSLPRLSDLIGAFNAVLFSPEDVDLVLREPAQRRRILDILVSQSSASYLSDLEGYQRVLAQRNRLLKDRRSALLSHPEQVEPWNEQLSNLGARIISRRLEALNDIQHLLSEYYRTIAPTAEKMKANYRSPISLETRDQGREILFEALTTRLPQEVELRYTLTGPHRDNLIFTLDDKAVHQFASQGQLKTVLLSWKLAEATFLEQQTGWRPVLLMDDVFSELDPKRANAVLNLIPDFGQVVVTSARDPDLDFEKHEFRLLKL
- a CDS encoding AAA family ATPase, which codes for MNLRDQQARDKIAEALDRNMMVLAGAGAGKTYALVQRMVNAVQTGVVAVDQLSAITFTRKAAGEMRGRFFSELKSRAKNADGEDLDRIQNALEKVDQCFIGTIHSFCGQLLRERPVEASLPPDFSEVEEREEAVMRREAWDQFVQQSFLSEDPQLVKFEELGLRPEDLYGFFQRRYQFSDVPLVSEPVQKPDLSTAVSQLEAFLQHTGAFIPDPLPGRRDACQTALMRARLFLSNRGIQSDADRIALLHILSGNLGVTLKSWAPNQDFAKHLRDTLLPELQTEILDPTLTRWRQYIYRFAAPFVDDAVAEYAKTRRETGRLTFQDLLELAARLLRDHPEVRRHFQDRYHCLFVDEFQDTDPIQAEILLYLTGENLQETDWRKLTPRPGSLFLVGDGKQSIYRFRRADVETFDLVRNRIDNTNGDIVNLNTNFRSLGRLCDWINAAFEPLFTAHEKPYQAEFAPLFKYRSDDETDAVRRISIDKVYRNSRSQIAEEDAARIANFIATAIEGKTEINGEAANASPGDFLILTRTSGYLSHYAQALEERSIPFEITGGNRLGEADVLHTLTDFLETVYMPDNPLPLLAYLRGDLVGLGDDALYAFKKAGGDFNWTRDLPKGMDRELRRTFEQAYDHLKKALEWLYSLSPDTAIARCVERLGLLPFVRTLPMGETHAGNLIRILSLIREWSAQGMHWGQVVTELRALIDDRDYKIEQMTIPSAQENVVRLMNLHQAKGLQGKIVFLADPYDTSYTRYGPEFHVSRTSDEPFLALPITKPRGPYQREVVAEPAGWEDAQAEETRFLQGEELRLLYVAATRAENLLVVSTYEEKPDHGPWSPLYPHLKNVSELAHGDHSPQPTPETPSTKTLSVEMERKQRDQFWQTVKKESFKVAQVTDDRADVTYTDEGRSAAGKGAAYGTVIHRIFDDAINMRLPADPTPYVAHLLNNAGADAGFLPHALDALQHFRNSEIWAEIQASETVYTEVPFAVSQAENNTSEIIRGVIDLVYRLPGGWKIVDYKTNTVKTDDDVQALCEQTADQVNTYARHWAKFTGETIFAKGLWLTARREFLTI
- the dnaN gene encoding DNA polymerase III subunit beta; the encoded protein is MKVSIEKEELLKGIQAVIDIVPSKTALPVLSNILIDANNGSDVCLSATDLDISITCKLSATIEDAGATTVPARKFSEIVRELPEESLSLTAEEGRVTLQRQSGAEGTYALMSVPSDDFPDLPTEIDGPEIAFLSDEDEDAQDSSADSNVLSEMISKTIFAVSRDETRPVLTGVLWQVGNGRMTMVATDGHRLVKYSRIQDGLPDNNREAIVPPHALNQVVKLMGGGSDLQKVQLGQSHVLFSLGDEDAIQIFSRLIEGPYVDYEQVIPQNNGKRLRVSNSQLLPAVRRVSILASAQTHQLRLELKKDELALSATSQEIGGEARESVGVEYDEDEMTIGYNSGYLQDVLRRINCDEILFELDSAVAAGIIRPGEQLEGEDYLCLLMPLRLND